In the genome of Methylobacterium sp. SyP6R, the window ACTGAAGATTGCAGTACTGATGATTGAACGCTGTGACCTGTGCGCCAGGTCCAAGTGGGCAAGGCTGCATCTGCCTGTTCGTAGATAAGGCCCCATCAAGCCAACGTCCCCACGAGGCTGATCCGATGAGCGACCAAAATATCGAGTTTAAAGTAAGCACGGACTACAAAGATGTATCAGTGTCAATAATAAGAACAAAAGCCGATGAAACTGAAGACGAGAAAGTAATATATTTAGAAAAGAAGGAGGATTTTACACTAAAATGGACTTTCAAGTATAAGACAGCTGTCAGCATTATGAAGTATGGCTCGGCTTCGATTGCCGGCGCGCTCGGCGCTTATGGCTTGAAGCTTGCGAGCTTAATTTAATGAATTCGCCCCGCCGACTGGCGGGGCGATAATCGGACTAAGTGGGGAGTTGGTTTTCTGATAAGAAGCAGGAGGGTGTTGTGGTTATGAATGAGAAGAAGCCATCGTATAGAGTAGATAGAGGAGACTGGCATGGCCGCGCTTGACCGGATCCTCAACGACCTCGACCTCGACCACTCGTTGGGGTGGCTGTTCGCCTCCCTGCGCATCCCGTCGATCTCGACCGATCCGGCCTACGCGGCCGAGTGTCAGAAGGCGGCGGAGTGGCTGAAGGGCGATCTCGCCGCCATGGGCTTCGAGGCCAGCTTGCGCGAGACCGGAGGGCACCCGGTGGTGCTCGCGCATTACGCCAAGCCCGGCACCCCGCACGTGCTGCCCTACGGCCACTACGACTTACAGACGGTCGATTCCCTTGACCAATGGGAGACGCCGCTCTTCGAGCCGCGCATGGCGGCCTTGCCCTACGGCCGGAATGTCATCAGCGCGCGCGGCACCTGCGACGACAAGGGCCAGTGGGTGACCCTCGTCGAGGCCTACCGTGCCTTCAAGGTGATCGACGGCGAGTTTCTCGTCGGCATCACCAACATGCTTGAGAGCACCGAGGAAGATGGCTCGAAGCTCCTGCCCAAATGGTTCGCGGCGAACCGCGAGGAGCTGAAGGCCGACTTTGCGCTCATATGCGACATCGGGAGCTGGGAAATGACTGATCTAGTTGCTACTCCGTCCCTATATAGTGACTGGGATGGATGCTCTGGCCTAGTAGCTACAATCATTATCAACCCAGCTGAGGTAAAAGAAAATATTAAAAGCAATTTTATTAAATGCGCAATATTCATTATTGGCGGTATGAATGCAGAATGCAAAGTATGTTATTTTAATAAAGATGCAATTCTTGGTGTATTGGTGTCAAAAGTTTATCGAGCATTTACGAGAAGCAGGTCCTGCAATCATCCATCAACGCGAACGCGTCATAATGTAATGATAAATGAACAGGCAGAGGCATTCGATATCATGACCAAAAGCTTAAAGATAAACGAGTCAGCCAAAGAAAAGTCTGACACGACCGAAAAGAAATCTGGCGCGGATAGATCAACAAGAATGCAGATATTCCTGTCTAAGAAATCTCTAGATAGCTTAGACGATCTTAAGGATAAAACCGAGTCTGCATCCTATGGAGAGACTGTCCGTCGAGCAGTTCAGTTCTACAAGAAAGTGCATGATTTGCACATAGATGCGCATTCGATAGAAGATGAAAATGCCACTAGTTCTAAGCAGTCATTTAGAATACAAATTGTTGTATCTGAAAAAACACTCGAAAGGATCGAAGAAATGCGTGAAGCAAGTCAATATAAGCGTAGTTATTCGGAGATAGTAAGGGCAGCGCTAAGGTGGTATACACGAGTTTCTAATTCAAAATTTTCTGGAAACAAAGAAATAGTCGAAATCGAGGGAAAAAAGATAAATCTAAATGATTTGATGCCGGCATGATGTAGCATATTATCGAGTGGGGTAAGTCACCGCTTACTTCACTCGATATCACATCTAGTTTATAAAATGATAATAAAAATTTTAGAAGATATTTAGTTCAGTCGAGTTGCTTTTTGATACGGTTTACTCCACCAGCCTTCTCCCAGGTCCGAAAACGGTAATCGGCTGCGCCGAAGCTAATGTGCATAGCTGAGGCAACTGCATAGCGGGTCTTTCCGGCATCGTAGAGCCGATAGCAGACCTCGACGCCTCGTTCGGTCAGCTTGTCTCCGCCTTCGACCTTGTTAGCCGGATCGGCCGGGTCGAACTCCAGATCGGTATCTGCATCCGGTAGAAGGAGGTTCTTCAAGTTCCCGAGTGCCACCATCGTGCGTTCCAGGCTGGTGTTGATCGCGTCGATGGCCGCGATGATCGCCACCTGCTTATCGGCGGGGAGAACATTGGTAGGGTGAGACACGTTTTTGTCCTTAACTAATTAGTCATACACGTATATGTAGGCACTTAAGGATATATATGTCAAGCTGTTTCTATAACCACTTACAAAGAATGATGCTCGCTGGCATGTCAGGGGGTGGGAGGGCTGCTCTCTCCGAGATCGCCACCCCGAAACTCCTGAGTTCCAGTAGGGCCTGCCCTAACGGGCCGGTCCAAGGCGAAGCGCCCCGGTTTCAAGTGGGTACCAGCCTCACACTTCGAACGGCTTTTGGTTAGCCTCTGAGATCCATCCGGACCGATCAGAAGCCTACACACGCCGAGAGGACCCCATACGCCATCCGCCGCAAGCCCCATGGGGCGCGCGGATCAAGCGGCCTGTGTCGACCGTGGCGATCTGCAGCTTGACGTGCCGGATGGCATGGTGTTGCCGCCGGTTGGGTTTCGGAACTGCTGTCAGCAGCTCGTAGGGGACGCCTTCAGCCATAGGGCCCTTCCGCCTGCAGGCAGGCGAGCAACTGCTGAGCCTGCTCCTAAGCTGTGGCATCCCGCTTCTGCTCGTCAAAGCCGTGCGCGAACATCGGCAGCAGCCGGCTCGTCGCCCGCTCTATCGTCGAGCCTTACCACAAGATCAGTACCTCCCAGTCGGTCAGGTCCTTCACGAAGTACCAGAGCGTCGGCCGGTCGGTCCATCTAGCTGCGACTGCCGTTGGCGCTGAAGAGACTGGCCCTACCGAAGAAGCTGCGTCGTCGGGTTCGTATACCTTCGAGTCCAGATGGGCGCCCCCTACGGGCCGCGCCCCGCGACCTCGGTCGCAGGCCAACCAGACCATCAGTGTCGCTGTCGGACAAATCTGGTAGGCTCAAATCCATAGGCGACCTGTTCGAAGAAATGTATGAGGCTATCTGCGATAGCAACGATCACTGGCTTCAACCGCGGGCACTAGCCAAGCGTTTCAAAATATGAGATGTAAACCCAAAGTGCCCTAACGCTGGAGAGTAAATTGCCACAGATTGAGGGGATTAGAGTCCAAAATTATAGAGCATTGAAAGATATTACTTTAGGAAAAATATATAGCTCAGATCGTATTCCCCTTACGCCTTTTACTGTTGTAATCGGAAAGAATGGTGCTGGAAAGAGCACATTATTTGACGCATTCGGCTTTGTAGCTGATTGCCTGTCGACAGATGTTGAGAGTGCATGCGATGTAAAGCAGCGCGGAGGTTTTGAGCGGCTTGTATCAGCCGGAACGGAAGGTCCTATTCGGTTTGAAATTTATTATCGTGAAGCACCAAACGAAAGGCCGATCACTTATGAACTTGCTATTGGGATTGACGCTTCTGGGCGCCCCTACGTGCAATCAGAAGTTCTACGTCAGCGTCGGAGCAATCAAACCCGTGGACGCCCCTACCCATTTCTAAGACTAGATAACGGAAGAGGAGCTGTATGGGCAGGAGAGCAAGCCGTTGAAATAGAAGGTGGAGAAGATACAACTAAAGAGCTTGTAGAACTTACGGACTTGAGACAGCTTGGAATTGCAACCTTAGGAACATTAAAGGAGCATCCAAGAATTACTAGATTTCGTAATTTCCTAAAAGGATGGTATTTATCGTACTTTCATCCAGACGCAGCTCGTGCTCTCCCAAGCGCAGGTCCTCAGAAACATTTAAAT includes:
- a CDS encoding M20/M25/M40 family metallo-hydrolase, which produces MAALDRILNDLDLDHSLGWLFASLRIPSISTDPAYAAECQKAAEWLKGDLAAMGFEASLRETGGHPVVLAHYAKPGTPHVLPYGHYDLQTVDSLDQWETPLFEPRMAALPYGRNVISARGTCDDKGQWVTLVEAYRAFKVIDGEFLVGITNMLESTEEDGSKLLPKWFAANREELKADFALICDIGSWEMTDLVATPSLYSDWDGCSGLVATIIINPAEVKENIKSNFIKCAIFIIGGMNAECKVCYFNKDAILGVLVSKVYRAFTRSRSCNHPSTRTRHNVMINEQAEAFDIMTKSLKINESAKEKSDTTEKKSGADRSTRMQIFLSKKSLDSLDDLKDKTESASYGETVRRAVQFYKKVHDLHIDAHSIEDENATSSKQSFRIQIVVSEKTLERIEEMREASQYKRSYSEIVRAALRWYTRVSNSKFSGNKEIVEIEGKKINLNDLMPA
- a CDS encoding AAA family ATPase, with the protein product MPQIEGIRVQNYRALKDITLGKIYSSDRIPLTPFTVVIGKNGAGKSTLFDAFGFVADCLSTDVESACDVKQRGGFERLVSAGTEGPIRFEIYYREAPNERPITYELAIGIDASGRPYVQSEVLRQRRSNQTRGRPYPFLRLDNGRGAVWAGEQAVEIEGGEDTTKELVELTDLRQLGIATLGTLKEHPRITRFRNFLKGWYLSYFHPDAARALPSAGPQKHLNIHGDNIGNVVQFMEREHKNRFKSILSKISEKIPGIDSIDTHVTEDKRVLLRFGSGSFKDPFFSQQMSDGTLKVFAYLLLLEDPEPPPFICIEEPENGLYHKLLEVLANEFRSHAGGKKNDPQIFVTTHQPYFVDALSPDEVWLLEKGQDGFSTVKRVSDLDIVRNLVEEGLPLGGLWYSDYLDTRP